A genomic window from Passer domesticus isolate bPasDom1 chromosome Z, bPasDom1.hap1, whole genome shotgun sequence includes:
- the LOC135290398 gene encoding relaxin-3-like codes for MGMAKLRVLCAAVALLSAARPGQPGAVLPAGEGDGYGVKLCGREFIRAVIFTCGGSRWKRLSLLAVEPAPAADSAQTASNKLLGSFNLQSVLDPEVEQLQRSSPFLGWETFKDLYSLNYYNEYVPVAGDLKKLVHQVEEAVQKDRGGTGNANPVESSSYLWARYPRRKRESLGLAGMCCKWGCTKAEISTICRV; via the exons ATGGGGATGGCCAAGCTGCGAGTGCTGTGCGCCGCCGTGGCACTGCTGAGTGCGGCGCGGCCGGGGCAGCCCGGCGCCGTGCTGCCCGCGGGCGAGGGGGACGGCTACGGGGTGAAGCTGTGCGGCCGCGAGTTCATCCGCGCCGTCATCTTCACCTGCGGCGGGTCCCGCTGGAAGCGGCTCTCCCTGCTGGCGGTGGAGCCGGCGCCCGCGGCCG ATTCTGCGCAAACAGCAAGTAACAAACTACTGGGAAGCTTCAACCTGCAATCAGTTTTGGATCCTGAagtggagcagctgcagagaagcAGCCCATTTCTTGGATGGGAGACGTTTAAGGACTTGTACAGTTTAAATTACTATAATGAATATGTACCTGTGGCAGGTGACTTAAAAAAACTTGTTCACCAGGTAGAGGAAGCTGTTCAGAAGGACAGGGGGGGAACAGGAAATGCAAATCCTGTGGAATCAAGCAGCTACCTTTGGGCCAGGTATCCCAGAAGAAAACGGGAGTCTCTGGGCTTGGCAGGAATGTGTTGCAAATGGGGCTGTACAAAAGCTGAAATTAGTACTATATGCAGAGTTTAA